Proteins co-encoded in one Colletes latitarsis isolate SP2378_abdomen chromosome 2, iyColLati1, whole genome shotgun sequence genomic window:
- the LOC143351799 gene encoding kinesin-like protein KIF13A isoform X4, producing the protein MATDKIKVAVRVRPFNRRELELGTQCVVEMSGQQTILQHPTTMDKIERNKPKTFAFDHCFHSLDPAAESFASQEVVFDALGRDILDNAFQGYNACIFAYGQTGSGKSYTMMGSGENKGIIPRLCDNLFDMIAKQQSSELSYKVEVSYMEIYNEKVHDLLDPKPNKHTLKVREHNVLGPYVDGLSQLAVTSFQDIDNLMAEGNKSRTVAATNMNSESSRSHAVFSVILTQTLTDTKSGVSGEKVSRMSLVDLAGSERAVKTGAVGDRLKEGSNINKSLTTLGLVISKLADQNSGSNKNKDKFVPYRDSVLTWLLKDNLGGNSKTVMVATVSPAADNYEETLSTLRYADRAKRIVNHAVVNEDPNARIIRELRQEVETLKEMLLHATGQGSIVGQQRTDITEKLSESERLMKEMSQTWEEKLVKTERLQHERQQALEKMGISVQASGIQVEKNKYYLVNLNDDPSLNELLVYYLKERTLVGGRSAKTDQDIQLHGLGILPEHCVITIEESGLYMTPLNGARCFVNGTQVVKKTPLLHGDRIVWGNHHFFRVNCPRSATAINSEPQTPAQNIDYNFAREELMLNELSNDPIQRAIARLEKQHEEDKQVALEKQRQEYERQFQQLRNILSPSTPYSPYVPYDPLRGSQSGKLPACTPTTQMRVEKWAQERDEMFKRSLGQLKADILKANALVQEANFLAEEMGKQTKFSVTLQIPPNNLSPNRKSVFFQRGAFVSEPAILVKRTNMGSQVWSMEKLENKLVDMRDMYEERKDPNNCQRLPAIKDEVLGKTQDPFYESQENHNLIGVANIFLEVLFHDVRLDYHTPIISQQGEVAGRLQVEISRISGHFPQDRICEAASESSTDSTSSEPEDYSGSSHIICRVTIKQATGLPLSLSHYVFCQYMFCGHPEPIVVPAVDNSEQLNSNCQTGQRDSLAFKFNHTKDFTVPITEEFMEHCAEGALSIEVWGHRSAGFSRSKPGWEVEQQLAKARSLADRWSELTRKIELWVEIQELNEQGEYSPVDVVVKQDMWTGGIYQLRQGQQRRIQVRVKPVQNSGTLPIICQSILNIAVGSVSVRNRLQIPLDSYQDEDLSVLREKWSEALMRRRQYLDQQIQKLINKQEKTEQDIEREQSLVDQWVSLTEERNAVLVPAAGSGIPGAPADWNPPSGMEPHIPVLFLDLNADDLSTHQSGEEVSVTGLNSILPKEHGNKFYNLPIIRRIEKDVCAIAAWDSSIHDNIHLNKVTDANERVFLILKTTVRLSHPAPMDLVLRKRLALNIYKRQSITDRIFKKIVHSDCLTQTGVTYEVVSNIPKASEELEDRESLAQIAASGEDNSLCDGETYIEKYTRGVSAVESILTLDRLRQNVAVKELLQAQGQPLMRKTASVPNFSQIMRTDASLDSLNVTRSESVTDLNTELNGLLHSRRASTGHARNDENFVTTPSKPFGIGSILNSARPTFLNLNLNLNSLTRLQQSTSAKSSPNIVGTKLGLRMTTLHEETSNVGNQLPTPINDEDEEKSDADYYSEYEAYQATAKPVKPLTSSRTLDSLVELQSTKINTPSMSSSGYGSQAVSTTNLTSEDSLSVKSISVDETPDLEYRNLLDSKKPERMDSSLVEETPEEYMGEVAAALDNLSVMGNSCVEERTRKNLEETGAYMDADIDSPVSSTKSDSDANSNATHSNAAQKKDSTSQVLSNRRKSDMEISQTSNSGEDSPLEGSSVVHTKLPPGKVVRRRKTSTNTGRPTSSQHRASFPMVRPQLSESKTAARLEQSMHSNMPYENGDNSSSERIDDDVSDKSSAFGSRHDLSRVETPLPDWVVIGESVMVRPYSYCGVIAYVGPTEFASGTWIGVELDAPTGKNDGAVNGHRYFTCRPKCGIFVKVDKLIQDKRGRALRNYTFTLPQSAPMRRSVSRGEGLHSLHRSRSRGEGLSTTGTRSSPRGK; encoded by the exons GGTCCGGGAAGTCGTACACGATGATGGGTAGCGGCGAGAACAAGGGCATCATACCGCGGCTGTGCGACAACCTGTTCGACATGATAGCGAAGCAGCAGAGCTCGGAGCTCAGCTACAAGGTCGAAGTCTCGTACATGGAGATCTACAACGAGAAGGTGCACGACCTGCTGGATCCGAAGCCTAACAAACACACGCTCAAAGTCAGGGAGCACAATGTCCTGGGGCCGTACGTCGACGGACTCAGTCAACTCGCCGTCACATCGTTCCAG GATATTGACAATCTGATGGCGGAGGGCAACAAGTCGAGGACGGTGGCGGCGACGAACATGAACTCTGAGAGCTCCCGGTCGCACGCAGTGTTCTCCGTGATCCTCACCCAAACGTTGACGGACACCAAAAGCGGCGTCAGCGGGGAGAAGGTCTCCAGAATGAGTTTGGTGGACTTAGCAGGGAGCGAAAGGGCTGTGAAAACTGGGGCAGTGGGCGATAGGCTTAAAGAAGGAAGCAATATAAACAA ATCCCTAACGACGTTGGGTCTAGTCATTTCGAAGCTGGCGGATCAGAATTCCGGAAGTAATAAGAATAAGGACAAGTTCGTGCCGTACAGAGACTCCGTGTTAACGTGGTTGTTGAAG GACAACCTCGGTGGAAACAGTAAAACCGTGATGGTAGCCACTGTGTCCCCCGCGGCGGACAATTACGAGGAGACGCTTTCCACCCTCCGATACGCGGACAGAGCGAAGAGGATCGTTAATCACGCGGTGGTCAACGAGGATCCCAACGCAAGAATTATTCGGGAACTGAGGCAGGAAGTGGAGACGCTGAAGGAGATGCTGTTGCACGCGACT GGTCAAGGATCGATAGTGGGACAACAACGCACAGACATAACGGAGAAGCTGTCGGAGTCGGAACGATTGATGAAGGAGATGTCGCAGACATGGGAGGAGAAGCTGGTGAAGACAGAGAGGTTGCAGCACGAGAGGCAACAGGCCTTGGAGAAAATGGGTATCAGCGTGCAGGCTTCCGGTATCCAAGTGGAGAAGAACAAGTACTATCTTGTTAATCTCAACGACGATCCCAGCTTGAACGAGTTGCTGGTTTACTATCTGAAA GAGAGGACGCTGGTCGGCGGACGTTCGGCGAAAACGGACCAGGACATACAGCTGCACGGGCTGGGTATCCTGCCAGAGCACTGCGTGATCACGATAGAGGAGTCTGGCCTCTACATGACGCCGTTGAACGGCGCTAGGTGTTTCGTGAACGGCACGCAGGTGGTGAAAAAAACACCGTTGCTGCACGGCGACAGGATCGTCTGGGGAAATCATCATTTCTTCCGGGTGAACTGTCCCAGGAGCGCAACAG CGATTAACAGCGAGCCTCAGACGCCCGCTCAGAATATCGATTACAACTTCGCGAGGGAGGAACTGATGCTCAACGAGCTGTCGAACGATCCGATTCAAAGGGCCATTGCTAGACTGGAGAAACAACACGAGGAGGACAAACAG GTCGCGCTGGAGAAGCAGAGGCAAGAGTACGAGCGTCAGTTTCAGCAACTTCGTAATATTCTGTCTCCGTCGACGCCGTATTCACCGTATGTACCGTACGACCCGTTAAGGGGCAGCCAAAGCGGGAAATTGCCCGCCTGCACGCCTACCACGCAAATGCGCGTGGAGAAATGGGCCCAAGAGAGGGACGAGATGTTCAAGCGAAGCTTAGGTCAATTAAAAGCGGACATCTTGAAGGCGAACGCGTTGGTGCAAGAGGCAAACTTCTTGGCGGAGGAGATGGGGAAGCAAACGAAATTTAGCGTCACCCTGCAGATCCCGCCGAACAATTTAAGTCCGAATAGAAAG AGTGTATTTTTTCAGCGGGGAGCTTTCGTCAGCGAGCCCGCGATTCTAGTGAAGAGAACGAACATGGGCAGTCAGGTGTGGTCCATGGAGAAGCTAGAAAATAAGTTAGTCGATATGCGGGACATGTACGAGGAGAGAAAAGATCCCAATAATTGTCAACGATTACCTGCCATTAAG GATGAAGTGCTGGGAAAGACACAAGACCCGTTCTACGAGTCCCAGGAGAATCACAATCTTATCGGAGTAGCGAATATTTTCTTAGAAGTTCTGTTTCACGACGTTCGGTTAGATTATCATACGCCAATTATCAGCCAACAGGGAGAAGTCGCTGGACGACTGCAGGTTGAAATTAGTCGCATATCCGGCCACTTTCCTCAGGATCGCATCTGCGAGGCGGCGTCCGAGTCGTCCACCGACTCGACATCGTCCGAGCCCGAGGATTATTCTGGATCGAGTCATATCATCTGTCGCGTGACGATAAAACAGGCCACCGGGTTGCCGTTGTCGCTGAGCCATTACGTATTTTGTCAGTATATGTTCTGCGGCCATCCGGAGCCGATAGTGGTCCCAGCCGTGGACAACTCGGAGCAGCTCAACTCAAATTGCCAAACTGGCCAGAGGGACTCTTTGGCGTTCAAGTTCAATCACACGAAAGATTTCACCGTGCCCATAACGGAGGAGTTCATGGAACACTGTGCTG AAGGTGCCTTGAGCATAGAAGTTTGGGGCCATCGAAGCGCCGGTTTCTCTCGAAGCAAACCGGGCTGGGAGGTCGAGCAACAGTTGGCCAAAGCTAGATCCCTTGCCGATCGATGGTCAGAGCTGACGCGAAAGATCGAACTCTGGGTCGAAATTCAAGAGCTCAACGAACAAGGAGAGTACTCGCCGGTCGATGTAGTCGTAAAACAGGATATGTGGACGG GCGGTATTTATCAATTACGTCAAGGACAGCAACGACGGATACAAGTTCGCGTGAAACCAGTACAAAATTCGGGAACGTTGCCGATAATCTGCCAGTCGATATTGAACATAGCGGTCGGCAGCGTGTCCGTGAGGAATCGCCTTCAGATTCCGTTGGACAGTTACCAGGACGAAGACCTGAGCGTGCTGAGGGAAAAGTGGAGCGAAGCCTTGATGAGAAGGAGGCAGTACCTGGATCAGCAAATTCAGAAACTCATCAATAAACAAG AAAAAACAGAACAAGACATAGAACGAGAACAGAGCCTCGTGGATCAGTGGGTCAGCCTGACGGAAGAGAGGAACGCAGTTTTAGTCCCTGCGGCAGGCTCTGGGATTCCTGGTGCGCCTGCCGACTGGAACCCTCCATCGGGCATGGAACCCCATATACCTGTTCTGTTCCTTGATCTCAACG CGGACGATCTTTCGACCCACCAGTCAGGGGAGGAAGTTTCCGTGACCGGACTGAACTCCATTCTACCCAAGGAACACGGTAACAAGTTTTACAATTTACCAATAATACGACGCATAGAGAAGGACGTGTGCGCCATCGCTGCTTGGGACTCCAGTATACACGACAACATACACCTGAACAAAGTCACCGATG CGAACGAGCGGGTTTTTTTGATCTTGAAGACGACGGTACGGTTGTCGCATCCTGCGCCAATGGACCTGGTGCTGCGTAAACGGTTGGCCTTGAACATTTACAAAAGACAAAGCATCACAGACCGGATCTTCAAGAAGATCGTACACTCTGACTGCTTGACCCAAACGGGCGTCACCTACGAGGTCGTTTCTAACATACCAAAGGCGAGCGAGGAACTGGAGGATCGCGAGAGTTTGGCGCAGATAGCCGCGAGCGGGGAGGACAACAGCTTGTGCGACGGCGAGACATACATCG AGAAATATACACGCGGTGTCTCCGCGGTGGAAAGTATTCTCACTTTGGACCGACTACGACAAAACGTGGCGGTGAAGGAATTGCTGCAAGCACAAGGACAGCCACTTATGCGCAAGACAGCAAGCGTGCCCAACTTCTCGCAG ATTATGAGAACCGACGCCTCTTTGGACTCGTTGAACGTGACGCGTTCCGAGAGCGTAACCGATCTGAACACCGAGTTAAATGGATTGCTGCATTCGCGACGAGCGTCCACGGGCCACGCCAGGAACGATGAGAACTTCGTGACCACGCCATCGAAGCCGTTTGGAATCG GCTCCATTCTGAACTCAG CGAGACCAACTTTCCTGAATCTCAACCTGAATCTCAACTCATTGACACGTCTGCAACAATCCACCTCTGCCAAGT CGTCCCCGAACATCGTCGGTACCAAACTGGGTCTGAGAATGACTACTCTGCACGAGGAAACGTCGAACGTGGGGAATCAGCTGCCCACGCCGATCAACGACGAGGATGAAGAGAAGAGCGACGCCGATTACTACTCGGAATACGAAGCCTATCAG GCAACggcgaaaccagtaaaaccacTAACTTCTTCACGCACACTGGATTCTCTCGTCGAACTTCAGTCGACGAAGATCAACACGCCAAGCATGAGCAGCAGCGGTTACGGTTCCCAAGCCGTGTCCACGACCAACTTGACGTCCGAGGACTCCCTGTCCGTGAAGTCCATCAGCGTGGACGAGACACCGGACCTGGAGTATAGGAATCTGCTGGACAGCAAGAAGCCTGAACGAATGGACAGCTCTCTGGTCGAGGAAACGCCCGAGGAGTACATGGGCGAGGTAGCCGCAGCGTTGGACAACTTGAGCGTGATGGGGAACAGTTGCGTCGAAG AGCGTACAAGGAAAAACCTGGAGGAGACAGGCGCCTACATGGACGCGGACATCGATAGTCCGGTGTCCTCGACGAAAAGCGACAGCGACGCCAACAGCAACGCGACACACTCCAACGCGGCTCAGAAGAAAGACTCGACGAGTCAGGTTCTGAGCAATCGAAGGAAAAGCGACATGGAGATCAGTCAGACGTCGAATTCGGGGGAAGACAGTCCGTTGGAGGGCAGCTCGGTCGTACACACGAAACTGCCGCCGGGCAAG GTAGTGCGACGAAGGAAAACTTCTACCAATACAGGAAGGCCTACCAGTTCCCAGCACAGGGCTTCGTTCCCCATGGTCCGTCCACAACTTTCGGAGAGTAAAACTGCAGCGCGGCTGGAGCAATCGATGCACTCCAATATGCCATACGAAAATGGCGACAACAGCTCCTCGGAACGAATCGACG ACGACGTAAGTGACAAGAGTTCGGCTTTCGGTTCGAGGCACGACTTGAGCAGAGTCGAGACACCACTCCCAGACTGGGTTGTAATCGGTGAATCGGTGATGGTTCGCCCGTACAGTTACTGCGGGGTCATAGCGTACGTTGGCCCGACAGAATTCGCATCTGGGACGTGGATAGGAGTCGAACTCGACGCTCCGACTG GCAAAAACGATGGTGCTGTGAACGGCCATAGGTACTTCACGTGTCGACCGAAATGCGGAATCTTCGTCAAAGTGGACAAATTAATTCAGGACAAACGAGGCAGAGCACTTAGGAACTACACTTTCACTCTTCCTCAGTCTGCACCGATGCGCAGAAGCGTCAGCAGAG GTGAGGGTTTACATTCCTTGCACCGAAGTCGGAGCCGAGGAGAAGGCCTCTCAACAACAGGCACACGATCTTCTCCGCGGGGCAAGTAA
- the LOC143351799 gene encoding kinesin-like protein KIF13A isoform X5: MATDKIKVAVRVRPFNRRELELGTQCVVEMSGQQTILQHPTTMDKIERNKPKTFAFDHCFHSLDPAAESFASQEVVFDALGRDILDNAFQGYNACIFAYGQTGSGKSYTMMGSGENKGIIPRLCDNLFDMIAKQQSSELSYKVEVSYMEIYNEKVHDLLDPKPNKHTLKVREHNVLGPYVDGLSQLAVTSFQDIDNLMAEGNKSRTVAATNMNSESSRSHAVFSVILTQTLTDTKSGVSGEKVSRMSLVDLAGSERAVKTGAVGDRLKEGSNINKSLTTLGLVISKLADQNSGSNKNKDKFVPYRDSVLTWLLKDNLGGNSKTVMVATVSPAADNYEETLSTLRYADRAKRIVNHAVVNEDPNARIIRELRQEVETLKEMLLHATGQGSIVGQQRTDITEKLSESERLMKEMSQTWEEKLVKTERLQHERQQALEKMGISVQASGIQVEKNKYYLVNLNDDPSLNELLVYYLKERTLVGGRSAKTDQDIQLHGLGILPEHCVITIEESGLYMTPLNGARCFVNGTQVVKKTPLLHGDRIVWGNHHFFRVNCPRSATAINSEPQTPAQNIDYNFAREELMLNELSNDPIQRAIARLEKQHEEDKQVALEKQRQEYERQFQQLRNILSPSTPYSPYVPYDPLRGSQSGKLPACTPTTQMRVEKWAQERDEMFKRSLGQLKADILKANALVQEANFLAEEMGKQTKFSVTLQIPPNNLSPNRKRGAFVSEPAILVKRTNMGSQVWSMEKLENKLVDMRDMYEERKDPNNCQRLPAIKDEVLGKTQDPFYESQENHNLIGVANIFLEVLFHDVRLDYHTPIISQQGEVAGRLQVEISRISGHFPQDRICEAASESSTDSTSSEPEDYSGSSHIICRVTIKQATGLPLSLSHYVFCQYMFCGHPEPIVVPAVDNSEQLNSNCQTGQRDSLAFKFNHTKDFTVPITEEFMEHCAEGALSIEVWGHRSAGFSRSKPGWEVEQQLAKARSLADRWSELTRKIELWVEIQELNEQGEYSPVDVVVKQDMWTGGIYQLRQGQQRRIQVRVKPVQNSGTLPIICQSILNIAVGSVSVRNRLQIPLDSYQDEDLSVLREKWSEALMRRRQYLDQQIQKLINKQEKTEQDIEREQSLVDQWVSLTEERNAVLVPAAGSGIPGAPADWNPPSGMEPHIPVLFLDLNADDLSTHQSGEEVSVTGLNSILPKEHGNKFYNLPIIRRIEKDVCAIAAWDSSIHDNIHLNKVTDANERVFLILKTTVRLSHPAPMDLVLRKRLALNIYKRQSITDRIFKKIVHSDCLTQTGVTYEVVSNIPKASEELEDRESLAQIAASGEDNSLCDGETYIEKYTRGVSAVESILTLDRLRQNVAVKELLQAQGQPLMRKTASVPNFSQIMRTDASLDSLNVTRSESVTDLNTELNGLLHSRRASTGHARNDENFVTTPSKPFGIGSILNSARPTFLNLNLNLNSLTRLQQSTSAKSSPNIVGTKLGLRMTTLHEETSNVGNQLPTPINDEDEEKSDADYYSEYEAYQATAKPVKPLTSSRTLDSLVELQSTKINTPSMSSSGYGSQAVSTTNLTSEDSLSVKSISVDETPDLEYRNLLDSKKPERMDSSLVEETPEEYMGEVAAALDNLSVMGNSCVEERTRKNLEETGAYMDADIDSPVSSTKSDSDANSNATHSNAAQKKDSTSQVLSNRRKSDMEISQTSNSGEDSPLEGSSVVHTKLPPGKVVRRRKTSTNTGRPTSSQHRASFPMVRPQLSESKTAARLEQSMHSNMPYENGDNSSSERIDDDVSDKSSAFGSRHDLSRVETPLPDWVVIGESVMVRPYSYCGVIAYVGPTEFASGTWIGVELDAPTGKNDGAVNGHRYFTCRPKCGIFVKVDKLIQDKRGRALRNYTFTLPQSAPMRRSVSRGEGLHSLHRSRSRGEGLSTTGTRSSPRGK, encoded by the exons GGTCCGGGAAGTCGTACACGATGATGGGTAGCGGCGAGAACAAGGGCATCATACCGCGGCTGTGCGACAACCTGTTCGACATGATAGCGAAGCAGCAGAGCTCGGAGCTCAGCTACAAGGTCGAAGTCTCGTACATGGAGATCTACAACGAGAAGGTGCACGACCTGCTGGATCCGAAGCCTAACAAACACACGCTCAAAGTCAGGGAGCACAATGTCCTGGGGCCGTACGTCGACGGACTCAGTCAACTCGCCGTCACATCGTTCCAG GATATTGACAATCTGATGGCGGAGGGCAACAAGTCGAGGACGGTGGCGGCGACGAACATGAACTCTGAGAGCTCCCGGTCGCACGCAGTGTTCTCCGTGATCCTCACCCAAACGTTGACGGACACCAAAAGCGGCGTCAGCGGGGAGAAGGTCTCCAGAATGAGTTTGGTGGACTTAGCAGGGAGCGAAAGGGCTGTGAAAACTGGGGCAGTGGGCGATAGGCTTAAAGAAGGAAGCAATATAAACAA ATCCCTAACGACGTTGGGTCTAGTCATTTCGAAGCTGGCGGATCAGAATTCCGGAAGTAATAAGAATAAGGACAAGTTCGTGCCGTACAGAGACTCCGTGTTAACGTGGTTGTTGAAG GACAACCTCGGTGGAAACAGTAAAACCGTGATGGTAGCCACTGTGTCCCCCGCGGCGGACAATTACGAGGAGACGCTTTCCACCCTCCGATACGCGGACAGAGCGAAGAGGATCGTTAATCACGCGGTGGTCAACGAGGATCCCAACGCAAGAATTATTCGGGAACTGAGGCAGGAAGTGGAGACGCTGAAGGAGATGCTGTTGCACGCGACT GGTCAAGGATCGATAGTGGGACAACAACGCACAGACATAACGGAGAAGCTGTCGGAGTCGGAACGATTGATGAAGGAGATGTCGCAGACATGGGAGGAGAAGCTGGTGAAGACAGAGAGGTTGCAGCACGAGAGGCAACAGGCCTTGGAGAAAATGGGTATCAGCGTGCAGGCTTCCGGTATCCAAGTGGAGAAGAACAAGTACTATCTTGTTAATCTCAACGACGATCCCAGCTTGAACGAGTTGCTGGTTTACTATCTGAAA GAGAGGACGCTGGTCGGCGGACGTTCGGCGAAAACGGACCAGGACATACAGCTGCACGGGCTGGGTATCCTGCCAGAGCACTGCGTGATCACGATAGAGGAGTCTGGCCTCTACATGACGCCGTTGAACGGCGCTAGGTGTTTCGTGAACGGCACGCAGGTGGTGAAAAAAACACCGTTGCTGCACGGCGACAGGATCGTCTGGGGAAATCATCATTTCTTCCGGGTGAACTGTCCCAGGAGCGCAACAG CGATTAACAGCGAGCCTCAGACGCCCGCTCAGAATATCGATTACAACTTCGCGAGGGAGGAACTGATGCTCAACGAGCTGTCGAACGATCCGATTCAAAGGGCCATTGCTAGACTGGAGAAACAACACGAGGAGGACAAACAG GTCGCGCTGGAGAAGCAGAGGCAAGAGTACGAGCGTCAGTTTCAGCAACTTCGTAATATTCTGTCTCCGTCGACGCCGTATTCACCGTATGTACCGTACGACCCGTTAAGGGGCAGCCAAAGCGGGAAATTGCCCGCCTGCACGCCTACCACGCAAATGCGCGTGGAGAAATGGGCCCAAGAGAGGGACGAGATGTTCAAGCGAAGCTTAGGTCAATTAAAAGCGGACATCTTGAAGGCGAACGCGTTGGTGCAAGAGGCAAACTTCTTGGCGGAGGAGATGGGGAAGCAAACGAAATTTAGCGTCACCCTGCAGATCCCGCCGAACAATTTAAGTCCGAATAGAAAG CGGGGAGCTTTCGTCAGCGAGCCCGCGATTCTAGTGAAGAGAACGAACATGGGCAGTCAGGTGTGGTCCATGGAGAAGCTAGAAAATAAGTTAGTCGATATGCGGGACATGTACGAGGAGAGAAAAGATCCCAATAATTGTCAACGATTACCTGCCATTAAG GATGAAGTGCTGGGAAAGACACAAGACCCGTTCTACGAGTCCCAGGAGAATCACAATCTTATCGGAGTAGCGAATATTTTCTTAGAAGTTCTGTTTCACGACGTTCGGTTAGATTATCATACGCCAATTATCAGCCAACAGGGAGAAGTCGCTGGACGACTGCAGGTTGAAATTAGTCGCATATCCGGCCACTTTCCTCAGGATCGCATCTGCGAGGCGGCGTCCGAGTCGTCCACCGACTCGACATCGTCCGAGCCCGAGGATTATTCTGGATCGAGTCATATCATCTGTCGCGTGACGATAAAACAGGCCACCGGGTTGCCGTTGTCGCTGAGCCATTACGTATTTTGTCAGTATATGTTCTGCGGCCATCCGGAGCCGATAGTGGTCCCAGCCGTGGACAACTCGGAGCAGCTCAACTCAAATTGCCAAACTGGCCAGAGGGACTCTTTGGCGTTCAAGTTCAATCACACGAAAGATTTCACCGTGCCCATAACGGAGGAGTTCATGGAACACTGTGCTG AAGGTGCCTTGAGCATAGAAGTTTGGGGCCATCGAAGCGCCGGTTTCTCTCGAAGCAAACCGGGCTGGGAGGTCGAGCAACAGTTGGCCAAAGCTAGATCCCTTGCCGATCGATGGTCAGAGCTGACGCGAAAGATCGAACTCTGGGTCGAAATTCAAGAGCTCAACGAACAAGGAGAGTACTCGCCGGTCGATGTAGTCGTAAAACAGGATATGTGGACGG GCGGTATTTATCAATTACGTCAAGGACAGCAACGACGGATACAAGTTCGCGTGAAACCAGTACAAAATTCGGGAACGTTGCCGATAATCTGCCAGTCGATATTGAACATAGCGGTCGGCAGCGTGTCCGTGAGGAATCGCCTTCAGATTCCGTTGGACAGTTACCAGGACGAAGACCTGAGCGTGCTGAGGGAAAAGTGGAGCGAAGCCTTGATGAGAAGGAGGCAGTACCTGGATCAGCAAATTCAGAAACTCATCAATAAACAAG AAAAAACAGAACAAGACATAGAACGAGAACAGAGCCTCGTGGATCAGTGGGTCAGCCTGACGGAAGAGAGGAACGCAGTTTTAGTCCCTGCGGCAGGCTCTGGGATTCCTGGTGCGCCTGCCGACTGGAACCCTCCATCGGGCATGGAACCCCATATACCTGTTCTGTTCCTTGATCTCAACG CGGACGATCTTTCGACCCACCAGTCAGGGGAGGAAGTTTCCGTGACCGGACTGAACTCCATTCTACCCAAGGAACACGGTAACAAGTTTTACAATTTACCAATAATACGACGCATAGAGAAGGACGTGTGCGCCATCGCTGCTTGGGACTCCAGTATACACGACAACATACACCTGAACAAAGTCACCGATG CGAACGAGCGGGTTTTTTTGATCTTGAAGACGACGGTACGGTTGTCGCATCCTGCGCCAATGGACCTGGTGCTGCGTAAACGGTTGGCCTTGAACATTTACAAAAGACAAAGCATCACAGACCGGATCTTCAAGAAGATCGTACACTCTGACTGCTTGACCCAAACGGGCGTCACCTACGAGGTCGTTTCTAACATACCAAAGGCGAGCGAGGAACTGGAGGATCGCGAGAGTTTGGCGCAGATAGCCGCGAGCGGGGAGGACAACAGCTTGTGCGACGGCGAGACATACATCG AGAAATATACACGCGGTGTCTCCGCGGTGGAAAGTATTCTCACTTTGGACCGACTACGACAAAACGTGGCGGTGAAGGAATTGCTGCAAGCACAAGGACAGCCACTTATGCGCAAGACAGCAAGCGTGCCCAACTTCTCGCAG ATTATGAGAACCGACGCCTCTTTGGACTCGTTGAACGTGACGCGTTCCGAGAGCGTAACCGATCTGAACACCGAGTTAAATGGATTGCTGCATTCGCGACGAGCGTCCACGGGCCACGCCAGGAACGATGAGAACTTCGTGACCACGCCATCGAAGCCGTTTGGAATCG GCTCCATTCTGAACTCAG CGAGACCAACTTTCCTGAATCTCAACCTGAATCTCAACTCATTGACACGTCTGCAACAATCCACCTCTGCCAAGT CGTCCCCGAACATCGTCGGTACCAAACTGGGTCTGAGAATGACTACTCTGCACGAGGAAACGTCGAACGTGGGGAATCAGCTGCCCACGCCGATCAACGACGAGGATGAAGAGAAGAGCGACGCCGATTACTACTCGGAATACGAAGCCTATCAG GCAACggcgaaaccagtaaaaccacTAACTTCTTCACGCACACTGGATTCTCTCGTCGAACTTCAGTCGACGAAGATCAACACGCCAAGCATGAGCAGCAGCGGTTACGGTTCCCAAGCCGTGTCCACGACCAACTTGACGTCCGAGGACTCCCTGTCCGTGAAGTCCATCAGCGTGGACGAGACACCGGACCTGGAGTATAGGAATCTGCTGGACAGCAAGAAGCCTGAACGAATGGACAGCTCTCTGGTCGAGGAAACGCCCGAGGAGTACATGGGCGAGGTAGCCGCAGCGTTGGACAACTTGAGCGTGATGGGGAACAGTTGCGTCGAAG AGCGTACAAGGAAAAACCTGGAGGAGACAGGCGCCTACATGGACGCGGACATCGATAGTCCGGTGTCCTCGACGAAAAGCGACAGCGACGCCAACAGCAACGCGACACACTCCAACGCGGCTCAGAAGAAAGACTCGACGAGTCAGGTTCTGAGCAATCGAAGGAAAAGCGACATGGAGATCAGTCAGACGTCGAATTCGGGGGAAGACAGTCCGTTGGAGGGCAGCTCGGTCGTACACACGAAACTGCCGCCGGGCAAG GTAGTGCGACGAAGGAAAACTTCTACCAATACAGGAAGGCCTACCAGTTCCCAGCACAGGGCTTCGTTCCCCATGGTCCGTCCACAACTTTCGGAGAGTAAAACTGCAGCGCGGCTGGAGCAATCGATGCACTCCAATATGCCATACGAAAATGGCGACAACAGCTCCTCGGAACGAATCGACG ACGACGTAAGTGACAAGAGTTCGGCTTTCGGTTCGAGGCACGACTTGAGCAGAGTCGAGACACCACTCCCAGACTGGGTTGTAATCGGTGAATCGGTGATGGTTCGCCCGTACAGTTACTGCGGGGTCATAGCGTACGTTGGCCCGACAGAATTCGCATCTGGGACGTGGATAGGAGTCGAACTCGACGCTCCGACTG GCAAAAACGATGGTGCTGTGAACGGCCATAGGTACTTCACGTGTCGACCGAAATGCGGAATCTTCGTCAAAGTGGACAAATTAATTCAGGACAAACGAGGCAGAGCACTTAGGAACTACACTTTCACTCTTCCTCAGTCTGCACCGATGCGCAGAAGCGTCAGCAGAG GTGAGGGTTTACATTCCTTGCACCGAAGTCGGAGCCGAGGAGAAGGCCTCTCAACAACAGGCACACGATCTTCTCCGCGGGGCAAGTAA